A single window of Scomber scombrus chromosome 12, fScoSco1.1, whole genome shotgun sequence DNA harbors:
- the pno1 gene encoding RNA-binding protein PNO1: protein MDTDTNTVQDAGAAAEKVDDTDSFIKVKSKKTQKRKHEQDAADMDTEDVVARKRPQFPPISGDKLKGPDEMRKIAVPAHRYTPLKENWLKIFTPIVENLQLQVRFNLKTRNVEIKTCKETQDIASLTKAADFVRAFVLGFQVEDALALIRLDELFLESFDVTDVKPLKGDHLSRAIGRIAGKGGKTKFTIENVTKTRIVLAETKVHLLGSFQNIKMARTAICNLILGSPPSKVYGNIRVVASRTAERF, encoded by the exons ATGGACACTGACACTAATACAGTTCAGGACGCTGGTGCCGCCGCAGAGAAAGTAGACGACACGGACTCTTTCATTAAAGTAAAATCTAAAAAGACGCAGAAGAGAAAACATGAGCAGGACGCAGCGGACATGGACACCGAGGATGTCGTGGCCAGAAAACGGCCTCAGTTTCCTCCAATTTCAGGCGATAAACTAAAA ggacCAGACGAGATGCGCAAAATCGCAGTCCCAGCTCACAGATACACCCCGCTGAAAGAAAACTGGCTGAAGATCTTCACCCCCATCGTAGAGAACCTACAGCTTCAAGTCAGATTCAACCTCAAAACTCGTAACGTTGAAATCAAA aCATGCAAAGAGACACAGGACATCGCCTCGCTCACAAAAGCAGCAGATTTCGTTAGAGCGTTTGTTCTTGGATTCCAGGTTGAA GATGCTCTCGCTCTCATCAGATTAGACGAGCTTTTCCTAGAAAGCTTTGATGTCACAGACG tgaaaccTCTGAAGGGAGACCACTTATCAAGAGCCATCGGAAGAATAgcggggaagggaggaaaaaccAAATTCACCATTGAAAACGTCACAAAGACTCGCATCGTGTTAGCAGAAAC AAAAGTCCACCTATTAGGATCTTTCCAGAATATTAAGATGGCCCGGACAGCGATATGTAACTTGATCTTAG GAAGTCCCCCTTCAAAGGTCTACGGCAACATCAGGGTGGTGGCAAGCAGAACTGCTGAGAGATTCTGA
- the dnaaf10 gene encoding dynein axonemal assembly factor 10 translates to MSSPLSKPQIIAHIQKSLNYTVFDSKWIPCSAKFVCLGNFARGTGVMQIYEVQRGEAQLIKEVEKPKPIKCGTFGATSLQQRHIATGDFDGNLNIWNLEMPELPVYTVKAHKEIVNSIDAVGGLGIGDGAPEIVTGSRDGTVKVWDPRQKDSPVANMEPVEGETKRDCWTVAFGHAFNDQDRCVCAGYDNGDIKLFDLRNMSLRWETNIKNGVCCVEFDRKDINMNKLVATSLEGKFQVFDMRTQHPTKGFASVSEKAHKSTIWQVRHLPQNRDIFMTAGGAGNIHLWKYEYPAQRSKKDSDDVNVGVAGTVNLLQNVTLSTQPIASLDWSPDKQGLCVCSGFDQSVRVLIVTKLNTV, encoded by the exons ATGTCATCACCGCTGTCCAAGCCTCAGATTATCGCGCACATTCAGAAAAGTTTGAACTACACCGTGTTTGACAGTAAATGGATCCCCTGCAGCGCAAAGTTTGTCTGCCTGGGGAACTTTGCGAGAGGAACCGGAGTGATGCAGATATATGAGGTGCAGCGCGGAGAGGCTCAACTTATCAAGGAG GTAGAGAAGCCTAAACCCATAAAGTGTGGGACTTTCGGAGCCACCTCTCTGCAACAAAGACACATAGCAACTGGGGATTTTGACGGAAATCTCAACATATG GAATCTGGAGATGCCTGAATTGCCAGTGTACACTGTAAAGGCCCATAAAGAGATTGTGAATAGTATCGATGCTGTTGGAGGTCTGGGGATTGGCGATGGCGCACCTGAGATAGTCACTGGAAGCAGAGACG GGACAGTGAAGGTGTGGGATCCTCGACAGAAGGATTCGCCCGTAGCCAACATGGAGCCTGTGGAAGGAGAAACCAAGAGGGACTGCTGGACTGTTGCTTTTG GTCATGCCTTCAATGATCAGGaccgctgtgtgtgtgctggctaTGACAACGGGGACATCAAACTCTTCGACCTGCGCAATATGTCTCTACGGTGGGAGACCAACATTAAAAATGGG GTATGCTGTGTGGAGTTTGACAGGAAAGACATCAACATGAACAAGCTGGTAGCCACCTCACTGGAGGGAAAATTCCAAGTCTTTGACATGAGGACTCAACACCCCACCAAGGGCTTCGCCTCTGTTTCCGAAAAG gcTCATAAATCGACCATCTGGCAGGTGAGGCATTTACCTCAAAACAGAGACATCTTTATGACTGCAGGGGGAGCAGGCAATATACATCTATGGAAATA TGAGTATCCCGCTCAGAGAAGCAAGAAGGACTCCGATGACGTGAATGTGGGCGTAGCCGGCACCGTTAACCTCTTACAGAATGTCACTCTGTCCACTCAGCCGATCGCCAGTCTGGACTGGAGCCCCGACAAGcagggcctgtgtgtgtgttcaggcttTGACCAGTCTGTGCGTGTGCTCATCGTCACCAAACTCAACACGGTGTGA
- the c1d gene encoding nuclear nucleic acid-binding protein C1D — MAADMGTDDYPHEIDEQLTGFDSSASSVKTMLEKLMSMPRNDLTQNLDPLDQAKLDLMSAYTLNSLFWMYLVTQGLNPREHGIKQELERIRTHMNRVKEITDKKKAARLDKGAAARFVRNALYEPDEKDPKKKAASKKAANTSDNVPSKRLKQS, encoded by the exons ATGGCAGCGGACATGGGAACTGATGACTACCCACATGAGATAGATGAACAGCTCACAGGCTTCGACTCTTCAGCCTCTTCTGTCAAAACCATGCTGGAGAAGCTGATGTCCATGCCCAGAAATGACCTGACGCAAAAT TTGGATCCTTTGGATCAAGCCAAACTAGACCTGATGTCTGCCTACACCCTCAATTCATTATTCTGGA TGTACTTGGTTACGCAAGGATTAAATCCCAGAGAACATGGAATCAAACAGGAattg GAGCGAATCAGGACACACATGAACAGAGTGAAAGAGATTACAGACAAGAAGAAAGCTGCCCGTCTGGATAAGGGGGCTGCAGCACGCTTTGTCAGGAATGCCCTCTATGAACCAGATGAAAAGGATCCTAAGAAAAAAGCAGCTTCCAAGAAAGCAGCAAACACATCTGACAACGTGCCATCAAAGCGTCtaaaacagagctga